A DNA window from Streptomyces sp. B21-083 contains the following coding sequences:
- a CDS encoding type II toxin-antitoxin system RatA family toxin: MRHVELHALVRLASAEDVFATVPRWERYPELAPHVRSTTVHATLPEPVGSSSWELHFRSGLLRWTEKDTFLRDRLEIRFAQTDGDFDSFEGVWTLRQEGPDVSVVFTADFDFGIPSLASILDPIAERVIRETVAWAVSGFYPGTTILDADLDLDPAAAP, encoded by the coding sequence ATGCGACACGTCGAACTCCACGCCCTGGTGCGCCTCGCCTCCGCCGAGGACGTCTTCGCCACCGTTCCGCGCTGGGAGCGCTATCCGGAACTGGCCCCGCACGTCCGGTCCACGACGGTGCACGCGACGCTGCCGGAGCCGGTCGGCAGCTCCAGCTGGGAACTGCACTTCCGCAGCGGGCTGCTGCGCTGGACCGAGAAGGACACGTTCCTCCGCGACCGGCTGGAGATCCGGTTCGCGCAGACCGACGGCGACTTCGACAGCTTCGAGGGCGTGTGGACGCTGCGCCAGGAGGGCCCGGACGTCTCCGTCGTCTTCACCGCCGACTTCGACTTCGGCATCCCGAGCCTCGCCAGCATCCTCGACCCGATCGCCGAGCGCGTCATCCGGGAGACCGTCGCCTGGGCCGTCAGCGGCTTCTACCCCGGCACCACGATCCTCGACGCGGACCTGGATCTCGACCCGGCGGCCGCCCCGTAA
- a CDS encoding flavin reductase family protein — protein MSKVALRSRWSAQDRAMRRLATPVSVITADHEGRRHGTTVSTVTRISRRPQVLGVCLKPDSVLAKLATAEGRFAVNVLSGEQASLARHFAESSRPDGAAQFLGIDWRPATYSGAPLFHGALAHYDCRVVGRFQVGDHEVLLGAVVHADLAEGDPLISSSGEIFAGKLIPVAENDEGPPPGLRPTESAKENVPS, from the coding sequence ATGAGCAAGGTGGCACTGCGCAGCCGCTGGAGCGCACAGGACCGGGCCATGCGCCGGCTGGCCACTCCCGTGTCGGTGATCACCGCCGACCACGAGGGCCGCCGCCACGGCACCACCGTCAGTACCGTGACCCGGATCTCCCGCCGCCCACAAGTCCTGGGCGTGTGCCTGAAACCCGACTCGGTACTGGCCAAACTCGCCACCGCCGAGGGCCGTTTCGCGGTCAACGTGCTCAGCGGTGAGCAGGCCTCGCTGGCCCGCCACTTCGCCGAGAGCTCCCGGCCCGACGGCGCCGCCCAGTTCCTGGGCATCGACTGGCGTCCGGCCACCTACTCCGGGGCGCCGCTCTTCCACGGCGCGCTGGCGCACTACGACTGCCGGGTGGTCGGCCGTTTCCAGGTCGGCGACCACGAGGTGCTGCTCGGTGCCGTCGTCCACGCCGACCTCGCCGAGGGCGACCCGCTGATCAGCAGCTCCGGGGAGATCTTCGCCGGAAAGCTGATACCGGTCGCCGAGAACGACGAGGGACCCCCGCCCGGACTCCGGCCCACCGAGTCGGCGAAGGAGAACGTGCCCTCATGA
- a CDS encoding VlmB-like protein: MNAPTAQEADWDTAPGLLDGAKELTLGPDHCDLAYWFTEVAQGTLRGRGATGHHEKADVPEFLRRPGPLREALVLEFGFRGLSEEIATRLLGHYVSRAPGIPEMEFYATQLMDEARHARVFRNHLVELGLPSRTLSADIEEMAADYRREVLQPVEDFTLEIIRDQGDFHGGVAVFAIVIEGVLAPAAELSERKWTPLSEATQEISRGTAIDEIRHLTVAATILRDHIRDHPEYLPRLTEILAAGTELWDRVPDRPYVIHREELFQQGMLEQAELIGDYEVWPGVRLLDTTPEQRYDMAERWTDEMAASRMAYMGLPADALGRSELP, translated from the coding sequence ATGAACGCGCCCACCGCCCAAGAGGCCGACTGGGACACCGCCCCCGGCCTGCTCGACGGGGCCAAGGAGCTGACCCTGGGCCCGGACCACTGCGACCTGGCGTACTGGTTCACCGAGGTCGCGCAGGGCACCCTGCGTGGCCGAGGCGCCACCGGGCACCACGAGAAGGCCGACGTGCCGGAGTTCCTGCGCCGGCCGGGTCCCCTGCGTGAGGCGCTGGTCCTGGAGTTCGGCTTCCGCGGCCTGTCGGAGGAGATCGCCACCCGCCTGCTGGGCCACTACGTCTCGCGCGCCCCCGGCATCCCGGAGATGGAGTTCTACGCCACCCAGCTGATGGACGAGGCCCGGCACGCCCGGGTGTTCCGCAACCATCTGGTGGAACTGGGCCTGCCGAGCCGGACCCTGTCGGCCGACATCGAGGAGATGGCCGCCGACTACCGGCGCGAAGTCCTCCAGCCGGTGGAGGACTTCACCCTGGAGATCATCCGTGACCAGGGCGACTTCCACGGCGGGGTGGCCGTCTTCGCCATCGTCATCGAGGGTGTGCTCGCCCCGGCCGCCGAGCTCAGCGAGCGCAAGTGGACCCCGCTGTCGGAGGCCACCCAGGAGATCTCCCGGGGCACGGCGATCGACGAGATCCGGCATCTGACCGTGGCCGCCACGATCCTGCGCGACCACATCCGGGACCACCCCGAGTACCTGCCGCGGCTGACGGAGATCCTCGCGGCCGGCACCGAGCTGTGGGACCGGGTCCCGGACCGGCCCTACGTCATCCACCGCGAGGAGCTGTTCCAGCAGGGCATGCTCGAACAGGCCGAACTGATCGGCGACTACGAGGTCTGGCCGGGCGTACGGCTCCTCGACACGACCCCCGAGCAGCGCTACGACATGGCCGAGCGGTGGACCGACGAGATGGCCGCGAGCCGCATGGCCTACATGGGCCTGCCCGCGGACGCGCTGGGACGGAGTGAGCTTCCGTGA
- a CDS encoding beta-ketoacyl-ACP synthase III — translation MSAPESSAAPVFGTPAGRAAVIAGVGGYVPPTVVTNDDLTARLDTSDAWIRSRTGIASRHVVTPGTATSDLAVEAGRRALKSAQDSQVDAVVLATTTPDHPCPATAPAVAARLGLNGVPAFDVAAVCTGFLYSLAAAAGFIACGLANRVLVVAADAFTTIIDPADRSTAVIFADGAGAVVLRAGTADEPGALGSVVLGSDGELSDLISVPAGGSRQRSSGVPPRPGDEYFQMAGRATYRHAVERMTAASLRSLADTGWRPEDVDRFAAHQANARILGAVAQRLDIGPERQLSNIEHVGNTGGASIPLLLDQSAADGSLTAGDRLLLTAFGGGLAWGAATLTWPEL, via the coding sequence GTGAGCGCGCCCGAGTCCTCCGCGGCCCCCGTCTTCGGAACACCTGCCGGGCGGGCGGCCGTGATCGCCGGGGTCGGTGGCTACGTACCGCCGACGGTGGTCACCAACGACGATCTGACGGCCCGGCTGGACACCTCCGACGCATGGATCCGCTCCCGGACCGGCATCGCCTCCCGGCATGTCGTCACCCCGGGCACCGCCACCTCCGACCTCGCCGTCGAGGCCGGTCGGCGGGCTCTGAAATCGGCGCAGGACTCACAGGTCGACGCGGTGGTGCTGGCCACCACCACACCCGACCACCCCTGCCCGGCGACCGCCCCCGCCGTGGCCGCCCGGCTGGGGCTGAACGGGGTGCCGGCCTTCGACGTGGCGGCGGTGTGCACCGGCTTCCTGTACTCCCTGGCCGCCGCCGCCGGATTCATCGCCTGCGGTCTGGCCAACCGGGTGCTGGTCGTCGCCGCGGACGCGTTCACCACGATCATCGACCCGGCCGACCGCAGTACGGCGGTCATCTTCGCCGACGGCGCCGGCGCCGTGGTGCTCCGGGCCGGCACGGCGGACGAACCGGGTGCCCTCGGCTCGGTGGTGCTCGGCAGCGACGGTGAACTGAGCGATCTCATCAGCGTGCCGGCCGGCGGCTCACGTCAACGCTCCTCCGGCGTCCCGCCCCGGCCGGGCGACGAGTACTTCCAGATGGCCGGCCGGGCCACCTACCGGCACGCGGTGGAGCGGATGACCGCCGCCTCCCTGCGCTCACTCGCCGACACCGGCTGGCGGCCGGAGGACGTCGACCGGTTCGCCGCGCACCAGGCGAACGCGCGCATCCTCGGCGCTGTCGCGCAACGGCTCGACATCGGGCCGGAGCGACAGCTCTCCAACATCGAGCACGTCGGCAACACCGGCGGCGCCTCGATCCCGCTGCTCCTGGACCAGAGCGCCGCCGACGGCAGCCTGACGGCCGGCGACCGGCTGCTGCTGACCGCCTTCGGCGGCGGTCTGGCCTGGGGTGCGGCGACCCTCACCTGGCCCGAGCTGTAG
- a CDS encoding acyl carrier protein, with protein MFEKLKEILVNKLKVTPEQITLEATREDIELDSLAVVELSLVLENELGVSVSDDELLEAETVGDMVALIEQGSARV; from the coding sequence ATGTTCGAGAAACTGAAGGAAATCCTGGTCAACAAGCTCAAGGTCACCCCCGAGCAGATCACCCTGGAGGCCACCCGGGAGGACATCGAGCTGGACTCGCTCGCCGTCGTCGAGCTGTCCCTCGTCCTGGAGAACGAGCTGGGAGTGTCCGTCTCCGACGACGAGCTGCTTGAGGCCGAGACCGTCGGGGACATGGTGGCGCTGATCGAGCAGGGCAGCGCGCGGGTGTGA
- a CDS encoding beta-ketoacyl-[acyl-carrier-protein] synthase family protein, translated as MADIAVTGLGLVTPAGIGTAASWAGVRAGRPAAALDPTLDGNPVRISCRVPDWDPDALLGARRAHRLDRFSQFALVAAREAVTDAGLDPATWDGARVGVVLGCADGGPGTVEEQHRVLVEQSPHRVSPLLLPMQLPNMLAGQTAMEFGATGPNMVVATACASGTSAIGLARDLLLLDRCDVVLTGGSEAMITPLVMAGFARMGTLSRRTDDPAAASRPFDVDRDGFVAGEGAGVLVLERSVDAVARGARVRARVAGYGASADAHHVTSPHPDGRGLEAAMRAALTDAGCLPSDVGHVNAHGTATRLNDLAEARVVHRLLGDPLVTSTKGVTGHLLGAAGAVEAAFTVLGLEEQVVPPTANLDVPDPACEVKVATTATGARFDLALSSSMGFGGQNAVLAFTTA; from the coding sequence ATGGCCGACATCGCCGTCACCGGTCTCGGCCTGGTCACCCCGGCCGGGATCGGCACCGCCGCCAGCTGGGCGGGCGTACGCGCCGGACGCCCCGCCGCCGCCCTCGACCCCACCCTCGACGGCAACCCGGTGCGCATCTCGTGCCGGGTGCCGGACTGGGATCCGGACGCCCTGCTCGGCGCCCGCCGGGCTCACCGGCTCGACCGCTTCAGCCAGTTCGCGCTGGTCGCGGCGCGCGAGGCGGTCACCGACGCCGGCCTGGACCCGGCCACCTGGGACGGCGCCCGGGTAGGTGTGGTCCTCGGCTGCGCGGACGGCGGACCGGGCACCGTGGAGGAACAGCACCGGGTGCTGGTGGAGCAGTCACCGCACCGGGTCTCCCCGCTGCTGCTGCCGATGCAGCTGCCGAACATGCTGGCCGGGCAGACGGCCATGGAGTTCGGCGCGACCGGCCCCAACATGGTGGTGGCCACGGCCTGTGCTTCCGGGACCTCGGCCATCGGTCTCGCCCGCGACCTGCTGCTCCTCGACCGGTGCGACGTGGTGCTCACCGGCGGCAGCGAGGCCATGATCACCCCGTTGGTGATGGCCGGCTTCGCCCGTATGGGCACGCTGTCGCGGCGCACCGACGACCCGGCCGCGGCCTCCCGGCCGTTCGACGTGGACCGCGACGGCTTCGTGGCCGGGGAGGGTGCCGGGGTGCTCGTCCTGGAGCGGTCCGTCGACGCCGTCGCACGCGGTGCACGGGTCCGCGCCCGGGTGGCCGGATACGGAGCCTCCGCCGACGCCCATCACGTCACCTCTCCGCACCCGGACGGAAGGGGGCTGGAGGCGGCGATGCGTGCCGCGCTCACCGACGCCGGCTGTCTGCCGTCCGATGTCGGGCATGTCAACGCGCACGGCACGGCCACCCGGCTCAACGACCTCGCCGAGGCCCGGGTGGTGCACCGTCTGCTCGGCGACCCGCTGGTGACTTCCACCAAGGGCGTCACCGGTCATCTGCTCGGCGCGGCCGGGGCTGTCGAGGCCGCGTTCACCGTGCTCGGTCTGGAGGAGCAGGTGGTACCGCCCACCGCCAACCTCGACGTCCCCGATCCCGCCTGCGAGGTCAAGGTGGCCACCACGGCCACCGGGGCCCGGTTCGACCTCGCGCTGAGCAGCTCGATGGGATTCGGCGGACAGAACGCCGTGCTGGCCTTCACGACCGCCTGA
- a CDS encoding APC family permease, with amino-acid sequence MTAGSPSSSAPTRTLTTSHIVFMIVAAAAPLSAMVGTVPLAFAIGTAEGVPAAFLFAGVTLVCFSVGYAISARRTGGSGGFYASIADGLGRPAAVGSGWTAVVSYNCATIGLVGASGYFTSLVLSGHGVHLSWEWCSAIGLALIGVLGYRDIALSARVLAVLMIAEIGVLAALDVAVLARHGLHALPATSFSWHVATGPGVGVSLMFAFVSFIGFESAALYGKETRNPHRSVPRATYVAAVLISGFYALTSWLAVGAIGPGQVRETAGKQLGDLFFNLGDDYLGAAGSTALEIMLCSSLFAATLALHSAANRYAQVMADDGLLPAFLGRLHPRFGSPHLAGLVQVAVCAAAVVAFAAGGLDPYANMTTSMLGLGTLGIVVLQALSALSAVALRRKGVRLGWWRGTLVPLLSFAGLAVTVRLVVGNFDVLTGATGGVVARLPWVIVIVAGLGVLWALRLRAVSPERYRALASSHVAAETDRPDTVAPARTPAAISERT; translated from the coding sequence ATGACTGCCGGAAGTCCATCCTCGTCCGCCCCCACCAGAACCCTGACGACCAGCCATATCGTCTTCATGATCGTCGCCGCGGCCGCACCGCTGTCCGCGATGGTCGGCACCGTCCCGCTGGCGTTCGCGATCGGCACCGCCGAAGGCGTCCCCGCCGCGTTCCTGTTCGCCGGCGTGACCCTTGTGTGCTTCTCCGTCGGGTACGCGATCAGTGCTCGCCGCACCGGCGGCTCCGGCGGCTTCTACGCCTCCATAGCCGACGGCCTCGGCCGCCCGGCGGCGGTGGGCAGCGGCTGGACGGCGGTCGTCTCCTACAACTGCGCGACCATCGGCCTGGTCGGCGCGTCGGGCTACTTCACCAGCCTGGTGCTGTCCGGCCACGGGGTGCACCTGTCGTGGGAGTGGTGCAGCGCGATCGGTTTGGCGCTCATCGGCGTCCTGGGATACCGGGACATCGCCCTCAGCGCCCGGGTGCTGGCGGTGCTGATGATCGCCGAGATCGGCGTCCTGGCCGCCCTGGACGTGGCCGTGCTGGCCCGGCACGGCCTGCACGCGCTGCCGGCCACCTCGTTCTCCTGGCACGTGGCGACCGGCCCCGGCGTCGGCGTCTCGCTGATGTTCGCCTTCGTGTCGTTCATCGGCTTCGAGTCGGCCGCCCTGTACGGCAAGGAGACGCGGAACCCGCACCGCAGCGTGCCGCGGGCGACCTACGTCGCCGCGGTGCTGATCTCCGGCTTCTACGCGCTGACCAGCTGGTTGGCGGTCGGCGCGATCGGCCCGGGCCAGGTGCGGGAGACCGCCGGGAAGCAGCTGGGCGACCTCTTCTTCAACCTGGGCGACGACTACCTCGGGGCCGCCGGAAGCACCGCCCTGGAGATCATGCTCTGCTCCAGCCTGTTCGCCGCGACCCTGGCCCTGCACAGCGCGGCCAACCGGTATGCCCAGGTGATGGCCGACGACGGCCTGCTGCCCGCGTTCCTGGGCAGGCTGCACCCGAGGTTCGGCTCACCGCACCTGGCCGGCCTCGTGCAGGTGGCGGTGTGCGCCGCCGCCGTGGTCGCCTTCGCGGCCGGCGGACTGGACCCGTACGCGAACATGACGACCAGCATGCTCGGCCTGGGCACCCTCGGGATCGTCGTCCTGCAGGCGCTGTCGGCGCTGTCCGCGGTCGCCCTGCGCCGCAAGGGCGTCCGGCTCGGCTGGTGGCGCGGCACGCTGGTGCCGCTGCTGAGCTTCGCCGGGCTGGCCGTCACCGTCCGGCTGGTGGTCGGCAACTTCGACGTGCTGACCGGCGCGACCGGTGGCGTCGTCGCGCGGCTGCCGTGGGTGATCGTGATCGTCGCCGGGCTCGGCGTCCTGTGGGCGCTGCGGCTGCGGGCCGTCTCCCCGGAGCGCTACCGGGCGCTGGCTTCCTCGCATGTCGCCGCCGAAACGGACCGGCCGGACACCGTCGCGCCGGCCCGTACCCCCGCCGCGATCTCCGAACGGACCTGA
- the serS gene encoding serine--tRNA ligase, translated as MHDVRELIENGPEAERRLARRGYPLDLDALRALQRRRLSALAAVNELRAELKKASRGPHRAGGPRAAEGADPTGEDPHARNRRLRERVQAAEAEAREAGQELERLLLTVPNLPSDDLPDGSSEKEAVEVRRIGPQRGTGPGLGRHHDDLGVRLGVLDPTAAGKLSGARFSVSSGPGALLERALGSLLLDLHTREHGYTEYAVPHLVSRETMTGTGQLPKFEEDLFVTSVGGREMFLIPTAEVPLTNLVAREVLDERRLPLAMTARTPCYRAEAGSYGRDTRGILRLHQFDKVELVRICRDEDAAQQLELMLGHVEECLKRLELSYRVVLLPAGDIGFSARKTYDVEVWLPGSDSYREISSVSDCGTFQGRRAAIRYRTGDARRTAASLNGSGLPIGRTVAALLEQGQRTDGSVVLPEALAAYTGFRRLLPGGGTE; from the coding sequence GTGCACGACGTACGCGAGCTGATCGAGAACGGTCCGGAGGCGGAGCGTCGGCTGGCCCGCCGCGGTTATCCGCTCGACCTCGACGCGCTGCGGGCCCTACAGCGGCGGCGCCTGTCCGCGCTGGCGGCGGTGAACGAACTGCGGGCCGAGCTGAAGAAGGCGTCCCGTGGCCCGCACCGGGCCGGCGGGCCGCGGGCCGCGGAGGGGGCGGACCCGACGGGCGAGGACCCGCACGCACGCAACCGCCGCCTGCGCGAACGGGTGCAGGCCGCGGAGGCCGAGGCCCGGGAGGCCGGCCAGGAGCTGGAGCGGCTGCTGCTGACAGTGCCGAACCTGCCCTCGGACGACCTGCCCGACGGCTCCAGCGAGAAGGAGGCCGTCGAGGTGCGGCGGATCGGCCCTCAGCGCGGCACGGGGCCCGGCCTCGGGCGGCACCACGACGACCTCGGCGTGCGGCTCGGCGTGCTGGACCCCACGGCGGCGGGGAAGCTGTCGGGGGCCCGGTTCAGCGTCAGCAGCGGCCCCGGCGCCCTGCTGGAACGGGCGCTGGGTTCCCTGCTGCTGGACCTGCACACCCGGGAGCACGGGTACACCGAGTACGCGGTACCGCACCTGGTCAGCCGGGAGACCATGACCGGCACAGGGCAGCTACCGAAGTTCGAGGAGGACCTGTTCGTCACGTCGGTGGGCGGCCGGGAGATGTTCCTGATCCCCACCGCGGAGGTGCCGTTGACCAACCTGGTGGCGCGGGAGGTCCTCGACGAGCGCCGGCTGCCGCTGGCCATGACCGCTCGCACCCCGTGCTATCGGGCCGAGGCCGGGTCCTACGGCCGCGACACCCGCGGCATCCTGCGACTGCACCAGTTCGACAAGGTGGAGCTGGTACGGATCTGCCGGGACGAGGACGCCGCGCAGCAGCTGGAGCTGATGCTCGGTCATGTCGAGGAGTGCCTGAAACGGCTGGAGTTGTCGTACCGGGTGGTGCTGCTGCCGGCCGGCGACATCGGGTTCTCCGCTCGGAAGACGTACGACGTCGAGGTGTGGCTGCCCGGCAGCGACAGCTACCGCGAGATCTCCTCGGTGTCGGACTGCGGCACCTTCCAGGGGCGCCGGGCCGCCATCCGCTACCGGACAGGTGATGCCCGCAGGACCGCGGCGTCGCTCAATGGTTCCGGCCTGCCCATCGGGCGTACCGTCGCCGCGCTGCTGGAGCAGGGCCAGCGGACGGACGGTTCGGTGGTGCTGCCGGAGGCGCTGGCCGCGTACACCGGCTTCCGTCGGCTGCTGCCCGGGGGCGGCACCGAGTAG
- a CDS encoding AfsR/SARP family transcriptional regulator, with the protein MGTLAVGVGGTVHAVPGLRQRCLLASLLIQAPAVVPVSTLYSELWDENPPATVENALQAHVSRLRRTLVQLAGDPAAADVLRTRSSGYSLDVAPENIDVNRFRGYIRQSQRMTAAEDLPAALDLLEQALGLWRGAPLGDAAAGPLCRSAATEWEEEYLSAREDAYWLRIRVGEPMRVVGELKRMSIAHPWRERITELLMVALYRSGRQAEAVGVYNTARLRLVDELGMEPSPKLRLLFRQMLNQDPDLHGSTALLGQSA; encoded by the coding sequence TTGGGCACGTTAGCGGTCGGTGTCGGCGGCACGGTTCACGCCGTTCCAGGGCTTCGGCAGCGCTGTCTGCTGGCGAGCCTGCTCATCCAGGCCCCCGCGGTGGTGCCGGTCTCGACGTTGTACAGCGAGTTGTGGGACGAGAATCCACCGGCCACGGTCGAGAACGCGCTCCAGGCACATGTGTCGCGACTGCGACGCACGCTGGTCCAGTTGGCGGGCGACCCGGCGGCGGCCGACGTGCTGCGCACCCGGAGTTCCGGCTACAGCCTGGACGTGGCGCCGGAGAACATCGATGTCAACCGGTTCCGCGGATACATACGCCAGTCCCAACGGATGACGGCGGCCGAGGATCTGCCGGCCGCGCTGGACCTGCTGGAGCAGGCGCTCGGGCTGTGGCGGGGGGCCCCGCTGGGTGACGCCGCCGCCGGGCCGCTGTGCCGGAGCGCGGCCACGGAGTGGGAGGAGGAGTACCTGTCCGCACGGGAGGACGCCTACTGGCTGCGCATCCGCGTGGGCGAGCCGATGAGAGTGGTCGGGGAACTGAAGCGGATGAGCATCGCCCACCCATGGCGGGAGCGGATCACCGAACTGCTCATGGTGGCGCTCTACCGGAGCGGGCGTCAGGCCGAAGCGGTCGGGGTCTACAACACGGCCCGGCTGCGGCTGGTCGACGAGCTGGGCATGGAGCCCTCGCCGAAGCTGCGCCTGCTCTTCCGGCAGATGCTCAACCAGGACCCGGACCTGCACGGCTCCACCGCCCTGCTGGGCCAGAGCGCCTGA
- a CDS encoding hemerythrin domain-containing protein, with protein sequence MDGIVLLKEDHKTVEKLFKRFEKAGDDAHAEKREIVDQVIEELTTHTWIEENIFYPAARQSAPDTKDHVLESVEEHHVVVWMLSELKDLDPKDERFDAKMTVLMENVRHHVEEEEKEWFPDVRKAMGRNRLTELGEQMEKAKKRAPGDPLAVPSADR encoded by the coding sequence GTGGACGGGATCGTGCTGCTCAAGGAAGACCACAAGACCGTGGAGAAGCTGTTCAAGCGGTTCGAGAAGGCCGGCGACGACGCCCACGCCGAGAAGCGCGAAATCGTCGACCAGGTGATCGAAGAGCTCACCACGCACACGTGGATCGAGGAGAACATCTTCTACCCGGCCGCCCGCCAGTCCGCTCCCGACACCAAGGACCACGTCCTCGAAAGCGTCGAGGAGCACCACGTCGTGGTGTGGATGCTCTCCGAACTCAAGGACCTCGACCCGAAGGACGAGCGGTTCGACGCCAAGATGACCGTCCTCATGGAGAACGTCCGCCACCACGTCGAGGAAGAGGAGAAGGAGTGGTTTCCCGACGTGCGCAAGGCCATGGGCCGCAACCGCCTCACCGAGCTCGGCGAACAGATGGAAAAGGCGAAGAAGAGGGCACCGGGCGACCCCCTGGCCGTTCCCAGCGCCGATCGGTAG